A section of the Pseudovibrio sp. M1P-2-3 genome encodes:
- a CDS encoding ABC transporter ATP-binding protein, whose amino-acid sequence MASITLKGIVKDFGSTRIIHGVDLDIKSGEFVVFVGPSGCGKSTLLRLIAGLEDISTGSLSIDGEVVNDRSPKERKIAMVFQSYALYPHMNVYENMSFGLELSKHSKQEIREKVTKVAEVLELTPLLKRKPKQLSGGQRQRVAIGRAIVRNPKVFLFDEPLSNLDAALRVQMRIEIAKLHREMDATMIYVTHDQVEAMTLADRIVVLSAGQVEQVGSPLELYHNPRNKFVAGFIGSPKMNFVSAAVTLASKDKVEARLANGNTVAACVDGSQLTVGEKVTIGIRPEHIESSQEGPISTPVEVIEELGESHFLYVRSPDGELMTVQKSGDAQIKAGDEVTLELPPTQCHVFKSDGTSLPRQADTSTSMAARQMENN is encoded by the coding sequence ATGGCCAGCATTACCTTAAAAGGTATCGTAAAGGACTTTGGCAGCACCCGAATTATTCACGGTGTTGATCTGGATATTAAAAGCGGCGAGTTCGTCGTCTTTGTTGGACCTTCCGGCTGCGGAAAATCCACGTTACTGCGCTTGATTGCAGGTCTGGAGGACATTTCTACCGGCTCCTTGTCTATAGACGGTGAGGTGGTGAATGACCGATCGCCGAAAGAGCGGAAAATCGCGATGGTATTCCAGTCCTACGCGCTTTATCCGCATATGAATGTTTATGAGAACATGTCCTTTGGGCTGGAGCTTTCAAAACACTCCAAACAGGAAATTCGTGAGAAAGTCACCAAGGTTGCCGAGGTTCTTGAGCTGACACCTTTGCTGAAGCGTAAGCCCAAGCAGCTATCTGGCGGGCAGCGCCAGCGGGTGGCTATTGGCCGTGCGATTGTCCGCAATCCCAAAGTCTTTCTCTTTGATGAGCCTTTGTCCAATCTGGATGCAGCCCTTCGTGTGCAAATGCGTATCGAAATTGCAAAACTGCACCGCGAAATGGATGCAACCATGATCTATGTAACTCATGATCAGGTGGAGGCCATGACACTGGCTGATAGGATCGTGGTTCTCTCTGCAGGTCAGGTGGAGCAAGTGGGCTCGCCGTTGGAGCTTTATCATAACCCGCGCAATAAATTCGTTGCAGGGTTTATCGGTTCCCCAAAAATGAATTTTGTCTCTGCGGCAGTTACTTTAGCCAGCAAAGACAAAGTGGAGGCAAGGCTTGCCAATGGGAACACTGTTGCGGCCTGTGTTGACGGGAGCCAGCTTACAGTTGGAGAGAAAGTTACCATTGGTATCCGGCCCGAGCATATTGAAAGCTCTCAAGAGGGGCCTATTTCTACGCCTGTAGAGGTCATTGAAGAGCTGGGTGAGAGCCATTTTCTCTACGTTCGCTCTCCAGATGGAGAACTAATGACAGTTCAAAAATCAGGTGATGCGCAAATCAAAGCCGGCGATGAAGTGACTTTGGAACTCCCGCCAACCCAGTGCCATGTTTTCAAAAGTGACGGAACATCTCTTCCTCGCCAAGCGGACACTTCAACGTCCATGGCCGCCCGCCAGATGGAAAATAATTAG
- a CDS encoding M10 family metallopeptidase C-terminal domain-containing protein → MQHPTHASGYWWINDQTPDNPFGKSEDYESYLDYLGALPRSLTPEIAQEPLVINVSGLNDYPEYKAAAIGALQMWSYVTPLEFEIVDDVPFDPDTQWMEVVSPALGEQDDGSAYSSNRYVSIGQRFHDTEPNLTDIGGYVFDSFIHEFGHEFGLNHPGLYNYGGPGGVQINYLNNATWTYDRQQYSVMSYFDGIDVGETTRWSAATPLMADIEAIIRRYFSTVDEDGVRTYQTIDLNTGDNTYGFNSTEYGYELTSTGMQHDIGFVIHDTGGEDTIDFSGSTAGTILDMRAGQFSSVNGHSNNVSIFAGHNEDQTEYYIENGIGSQFDDIIIGNDGNNVLNGGSGADRMAGGNGDDIYFVDSADDIVREEADGGNDTIIVLNRDIDLGDVENVENIIYVDGTPVEPVELPVEDTTPDTSEAMTSIIFGDEGNNTLDGGAGGDTIFGMDGDDYIVGGRDSLASRDINNTIDVEDLEDQTESDDGNDVLYGGRGNDTILGGAGDDILDGGEGDDILMGQDGVDVFIGGEGSDTVDFSNESPFQLIVNLETNMASGGTASGDTFYSIENLIGSDDRVDRFIGNSSDNHFWGQGGGDVFNGGAGDDILDGGNDGDMLWGDEGNDTLIGGSGQDYLNGGEGIDTVVYSGSSGGVMVDLVNGTASGGDADGPVQIVGRGTAIKHDIIVDVENVVGSYFDDHLIGNDQVNELSGGSGDDVLTGGAGADILNGGAGSDTADYSDATSGVRLNLAKGRSEGDTYNSIENLAGSGFNDRMKGDNSANTLTGQGGNDILRGGGGDDILLGDFADLGEAIPRPGMGTGYATLGADATNNSMDTAFDISNNFSLTEDPNIFDSTSVLHTTVNATGNGLGGYYSIDLAAGTVLTIDIDGIADPNVHDSWVRLLDSDGNIVTENDDGGGDAGSNSSRDSSTVFVVQETGTYYILEGSWTPDSPEGWTEAVPEGSDYTLNVSVEFPPEPVQPGVAGDDKLYGGRGSDLLDGGLGNDVLDGGAGEDSFRFSTELGEDNVDKIKDFNSAEDLILLDSSIFTEAGNEGLLDLNSFHMSASGVARDASDRIIYDTDSGALFYDADGSGDGDAIQFARLDSGLNLAADDFVII, encoded by the coding sequence ATGCAACATCCGACACATGCCAGTGGCTACTGGTGGATTAATGATCAAACCCCAGACAATCCATTTGGTAAAAGTGAAGATTATGAATCTTATCTGGATTACCTTGGTGCACTGCCGCGAAGCCTGACACCTGAGATTGCTCAGGAACCGTTGGTTATCAACGTTTCAGGACTCAATGACTACCCTGAATACAAAGCTGCCGCTATTGGAGCTTTGCAGATGTGGTCTTATGTTACCCCGCTTGAATTTGAAATTGTCGATGACGTGCCATTCGATCCGGACACGCAATGGATGGAAGTTGTAAGCCCAGCACTGGGTGAACAGGACGATGGCAGTGCCTACTCATCCAACCGCTATGTCAGCATCGGCCAGCGCTTCCACGACACAGAGCCTAACCTGACAGACATTGGCGGCTATGTGTTTGACAGCTTTATTCATGAATTCGGTCATGAATTCGGCCTCAATCACCCTGGTCTTTACAACTACGGCGGACCAGGCGGCGTTCAGATCAACTACCTGAACAATGCCACATGGACCTATGACCGCCAACAGTACAGCGTCATGTCCTATTTTGATGGCATTGATGTTGGGGAAACAACGCGCTGGTCGGCAGCAACACCGTTAATGGCCGACATTGAGGCAATTATCCGCCGCTATTTCTCGACTGTTGATGAAGATGGTGTGCGCACATACCAGACGATTGATCTCAATACGGGTGACAACACCTACGGCTTCAACAGCACCGAGTATGGCTATGAGCTGACCTCCACGGGCATGCAGCACGATATTGGTTTCGTGATCCATGACACTGGCGGGGAAGACACCATTGACTTCTCCGGCTCTACAGCAGGCACCATCCTTGATATGCGCGCTGGACAGTTCTCCAGTGTAAACGGACACAGCAACAACGTGTCTATCTTTGCCGGACACAATGAAGATCAGACCGAGTACTATATCGAGAACGGTATCGGTAGCCAGTTTGATGACATCATCATCGGTAACGATGGAAACAACGTGCTGAACGGTGGCAGCGGCGCTGACCGCATGGCTGGCGGCAACGGCGATGATATTTACTTTGTCGATTCCGCTGATGACATCGTTCGCGAAGAAGCTGATGGCGGTAATGACACCATCATCGTCCTGAACAGGGATATTGATCTGGGTGACGTGGAGAATGTTGAAAACATTATCTATGTTGACGGCACTCCAGTTGAACCCGTTGAGCTGCCTGTTGAGGATACCACACCAGATACAAGCGAAGCGATGACCAGCATCATCTTTGGTGATGAAGGAAACAACACCCTTGATGGTGGCGCTGGTGGCGACACAATCTTCGGTATGGATGGAGACGACTACATCGTTGGTGGTCGCGATTCACTGGCCAGCCGCGATATCAACAACACCATTGATGTTGAAGACCTTGAAGATCAGACCGAAAGTGATGACGGCAACGACGTTCTGTATGGTGGTCGCGGTAACGACACCATTTTGGGCGGTGCTGGCGATGACATTCTCGATGGCGGCGAAGGCGACGATATCCTTATGGGTCAAGACGGCGTTGACGTCTTTATCGGCGGTGAAGGCAGTGACACTGTTGACTTCAGCAATGAAAGTCCGTTCCAGCTGATCGTTAACCTTGAAACCAACATGGCCAGCGGCGGCACAGCCTCCGGGGATACATTCTACTCCATCGAAAACCTGATCGGTTCCGATGATCGTGTTGACCGGTTCATTGGTAACTCCTCCGACAACCATTTCTGGGGCCAAGGTGGCGGTGACGTCTTCAATGGCGGCGCTGGTGATGACATTCTGGACGGCGGCAATGACGGTGACATGCTGTGGGGCGATGAAGGCAACGATACGCTTATCGGTGGCTCCGGTCAGGATTACCTGAATGGCGGAGAAGGTATCGATACCGTTGTTTACTCAGGAAGCTCCGGCGGTGTGATGGTTGACTTGGTCAATGGTACAGCCAGTGGCGGTGACGCTGATGGTCCTGTGCAGATTGTGGGCCGCGGCACTGCCATCAAGCACGACATCATTGTTGATGTAGAAAACGTTGTTGGTTCTTACTTCGACGATCACCTCATCGGAAACGATCAGGTCAATGAGCTCTCTGGTGGTTCAGGCGACGATGTTCTGACTGGCGGCGCAGGCGCTGACATCTTGAACGGTGGAGCAGGTAGCGACACTGCAGACTATTCAGATGCAACAAGCGGTGTCCGGCTCAATCTGGCGAAGGGGCGTTCCGAGGGAGATACTTATAACTCCATCGAAAACCTTGCAGGTTCCGGTTTCAATGACCGCATGAAGGGTGACAACTCAGCGAACACTCTAACAGGTCAGGGTGGCAACGATATTCTTCGCGGCGGCGGCGGCGATGATATTCTGCTCGGTGACTTCGCCGACCTTGGAGAGGCTATCCCACGTCCAGGCATGGGCACCGGTTACGCCACACTGGGAGCGGACGCCACCAACAACTCAATGGATACCGCGTTCGATATTTCCAACAACTTCTCCTTGACAGAAGATCCAAATATTTTCGATTCGACCTCAGTCCTTCACACGACTGTCAACGCAACCGGAAATGGTTTGGGCGGCTACTACAGCATCGACCTTGCAGCTGGAACAGTTCTTACAATCGACATCGATGGTATTGCTGATCCGAACGTCCATGACAGCTGGGTGCGCTTGCTTGATAGTGATGGGAATATCGTCACTGAAAACGATGATGGTGGCGGCGATGCCGGCTCTAACAGCAGCCGCGATTCAAGCACAGTCTTCGTTGTTCAGGAAACCGGAACCTACTACATCCTTGAGGGCAGCTGGACACCGGATTCCCCTGAGGGCTGGACAGAAGCTGTTCCTGAGGGTTCCGACTACACCTTGAACGTATCCGTTGAGTTCCCGCCTGAGCCGGTTCAACCGGGTGTTGCCGGTGATGACAAGCTCTATGGTGGACGTGGCAGCGACTTGCTGGACGGCGGCCTTGGAAACGATGTTCTGGATGGCGGCGCAGGGGAAGATTCCTTCCGCTTCTCTACAGAGCTTGGCGAAGACAATGTGGATAAGATCAAGGACTTCAACAGTGCTGAAGATCTGATCCTGCTGGACAGCAGCATCTTTACAGAAGCTGGCAATGAGGGTCTGCTTGACCTGAATTCATTCCACATGAGCGCCTCTGGTGTTGCAAGAGACGCCAGTGATCGTATCATTTACGATACCGATAGCGGGGCTCTGTTCTATGATGCGGACGGGTCCGGTGATGGTGATGCGATCCAGTTCGCACGACTGGATTCAGGCTTGAACCTTGCAGCCGATGATTTTGTGATCATCTAA
- a CDS encoding SDR family NAD(P)-dependent oxidoreductase — MDIFGKTAVVTGAGSGIGRGLALNLSQKGMNVVLVGPHSSSLEDVAAEVNRGGGQCVCVVADVSQLEDVRRVADEAVAAFGSVYLLCNNAGVGPIGSCAETTLEEWEWTLGVNMWGVIYGIHVFLPLLEAQGEGHINTTASESGLYGVPYFAAYNTSKFAVVGLMQSLARDLRNSRSKVTVSVFCPGAVRTCILESDRSRPQSASRDVPVSAPTEAFHTMVSQAIATGLPPEDAAMICVEGIRQGKFWIFSHDHVPETAYKQAEAMLQEQRLTDLS, encoded by the coding sequence ATGGACATATTTGGAAAGACCGCTGTTGTAACTGGTGCGGGAAGTGGCATTGGGCGAGGGTTGGCGCTTAATCTTTCCCAAAAGGGAATGAATGTTGTCCTTGTGGGGCCTCACAGCAGTTCACTGGAAGATGTGGCAGCTGAAGTGAACCGTGGGGGAGGCCAGTGCGTGTGCGTTGTGGCCGATGTTTCACAACTGGAGGACGTTCGGCGGGTTGCTGATGAAGCGGTGGCAGCGTTCGGTTCTGTTTATCTTTTGTGTAACAATGCAGGTGTTGGTCCCATTGGATCATGCGCGGAAACAACGCTTGAAGAATGGGAATGGACTCTCGGAGTCAACATGTGGGGCGTGATCTATGGAATACATGTTTTCCTGCCGCTTCTTGAGGCTCAGGGTGAGGGGCATATCAATACAACAGCCTCAGAATCCGGTTTATATGGCGTACCGTATTTTGCAGCTTACAACACCTCAAAGTTCGCCGTGGTCGGTCTGATGCAGTCTCTTGCCAGAGATCTTCGCAATTCCCGTTCCAAAGTGACCGTATCTGTATTTTGCCCCGGAGCTGTGCGAACGTGCATTCTTGAAAGTGACCGCTCCCGTCCACAGTCTGCCAGCAGAGATGTGCCCGTCAGTGCGCCGACTGAAGCATTTCACACCATGGTGTCCCAAGCCATTGCCACAGGTTTGCCCCCTGAAGATGCGGCCATGATTTGCGTTGAAGGAATACGGCAAGGGAAGTTCTGGATTTTCTCGCACGACCATGTGCCTGAGACAGCATACAAACAGGCCGAGGCAATGTTACAGGAGCAAAGGTTGACCGATCTGTCGTAG
- a CDS encoding EVE domain-containing protein, producing MKYWLFKSEPNKWSWEQQKAKGDVGEEWDGVRNYQARNFMRQMEIGDRGFFYHSNIGKEVVGIVEVCALAHPDSTVDDPRWECVDIKAVCDVPNPVTLAQVKVEERLADMSLVTSMRLSVQPVKTEEWELVCQMGGLDPNKI from the coding sequence TTGAAATACTGGCTCTTTAAGTCCGAACCGAACAAGTGGTCTTGGGAACAACAAAAAGCCAAAGGTGATGTTGGTGAAGAGTGGGACGGGGTGCGCAACTATCAGGCCCGCAACTTCATGCGCCAAATGGAAATTGGTGACAGAGGCTTCTTTTACCATTCCAATATCGGCAAGGAAGTGGTTGGCATTGTAGAAGTCTGTGCGCTGGCGCATCCTGATTCAACGGTTGATGATCCGCGCTGGGAATGTGTGGACATCAAGGCGGTGTGTGACGTGCCTAACCCTGTCACACTTGCGCAGGTTAAAGTAGAGGAGCGCCTTGCCGATATGTCCCTTGTGACAAGCATGCGCCTTTCTGTACAGCCGGTTAAAACCGAAGAATGGGAACTGGTCTGCCAGATGGGGGGACTGGACCCCAACAAGATTTAA
- a CDS encoding YciI family protein, protein MLYALICTDKAHSVDLRLKHRPSHREFLKGLGERLKAAGPFLADDMTTPSGSLVILEVANRDEALAIASEDPYAQAGLFETVEIRPWEWVFNNPEV, encoded by the coding sequence ATGCTTTATGCCCTCATTTGTACCGACAAGGCCCATTCCGTGGATCTTCGCCTAAAACATCGCCCCTCACACCGTGAGTTTCTTAAGGGTCTGGGCGAACGCTTAAAAGCAGCGGGCCCATTTCTGGCGGACGATATGACAACACCTAGTGGCTCGCTCGTTATTCTTGAAGTCGCCAATCGTGATGAAGCACTTGCAATTGCCTCCGAAGACCCCTACGCCCAAGCGGGTCTTTTTGAAACTGTCGAAATCCGTCCATGGGAATGGGTCTTCAATAACCCGGAGGTCTAG
- a CDS encoding NAD(P)H-dependent glycerol-3-phosphate dehydrogenase gives MTEAFQNICVLGGGSWGTALALAAHRAERQTVLWARDENTARTIATTHQNPKYLPGITWNEDLLATASLSKALADAQAVLLVTPAQSTRQMLKAMKGLVREGTPLLLCAKGIEAETGLLLSDVVKQELPEVIAGALSGPSFAHDVASGLPTAVTIATPDIERTDALSQALASTSLRPYASDDLIGVQIGGALKNVLAIACGAAVGFGLGSSAQAALTTRGFAELTRLGVALGAKRETLTGLSGLGDLILTCSSTQSRNFSFGVELGKGKSATDLVAPGQKLAEGAYSAKIAVKLAAQHQIEMPIAQSISKVIAGELSVGRALSDLMTRPLKREAL, from the coding sequence ATGACTGAGGCCTTTCAAAATATCTGCGTTCTGGGAGGTGGCTCCTGGGGGACAGCTCTGGCACTTGCTGCACACAGGGCAGAAAGGCAAACCGTTTTATGGGCGCGGGATGAAAACACGGCTCGCACGATTGCCACCACCCATCAAAACCCCAAGTACCTGCCGGGTATTACTTGGAATGAAGACCTTCTTGCAACGGCCAGCTTAAGCAAAGCTCTGGCAGATGCTCAAGCGGTTCTGCTCGTAACACCGGCCCAGTCAACGCGCCAGATGCTCAAAGCAATGAAAGGCTTGGTGCGGGAGGGCACTCCACTTTTGTTATGCGCAAAAGGCATTGAAGCGGAAACAGGCCTTCTTCTTTCTGACGTGGTCAAGCAAGAACTGCCGGAAGTTATTGCTGGGGCCCTATCCGGTCCCAGCTTTGCACATGATGTCGCCTCCGGTTTACCTACGGCAGTCACCATCGCAACACCCGACATTGAGCGCACGGATGCCTTGAGCCAAGCGCTTGCGTCCACGAGTTTGCGCCCCTATGCGAGCGATGACTTAATTGGTGTTCAAATCGGGGGGGCCTTGAAAAATGTGCTCGCCATCGCTTGTGGTGCCGCCGTTGGCTTCGGGCTTGGCTCCAGTGCGCAAGCTGCTCTGACGACCCGCGGCTTTGCCGAGCTTACCCGCCTTGGAGTGGCCCTTGGCGCAAAACGTGAGACCTTGACAGGGCTTTCGGGCCTAGGTGATCTTATTCTCACGTGTTCTTCCACCCAATCGCGCAATTTCTCATTCGGAGTGGAGCTAGGCAAGGGTAAATCTGCAACGGATCTGGTTGCTCCGGGGCAAAAGCTGGCAGAAGGAGCCTACTCGGCCAAAATTGCTGTCAAGCTTGCAGCTCAACACCAGATTGAAATGCCCATTGCCCAGAGCATTTCTAAAGTTATCGCTGGAGAATTAAGTGTCGGGCGCGCTTTAAGCGACCTAATGACGCGCCCGCTGAAGCGCGAAGCGCTATAA
- the tsaD gene encoding tRNA (adenosine(37)-N6)-threonylcarbamoyltransferase complex transferase subunit TsaD: MLTVLGIETSCDETAAAVVEMDQSGKGQILSNVVRSQINEHASFGGVVPEIAARSHIQVLDGIVEQAMREAGKDWTNISGVAATAGPGLIGGVIVGLMTAKALAMAADKPLIGVNHLEGHALTARLTDQVAFPYLLLLVSGGHTQYLLVKGLGDYERLGTTIDDAIGEAFDKTAKLLGLAYPGGPAVEKAAQKGDAERFSLPRPLLNREGLEMSFAGLKTAVRTAALKEEPVSEQTVNDLCAGFQKAVADVIENRSARAFQLFKDRYPEVDPVMVVAGGVAANDAIRTRLASVAKNHNATLVAPPHALCTDNAAMIAWAGLERLNHLSSKNPNILEGNGKGDDMDMSPRPRWPLDQMSESVLGFGRKGAKV; this comes from the coding sequence GTGCTGACCGTCCTCGGCATTGAGACAAGTTGCGATGAAACGGCTGCCGCCGTCGTTGAAATGGATCAAAGTGGCAAAGGTCAAATCCTTTCCAACGTCGTTCGCTCACAAATAAATGAGCATGCTTCATTCGGGGGTGTCGTCCCTGAAATCGCGGCCCGCTCTCATATTCAGGTACTCGACGGTATTGTTGAGCAAGCTATGCGCGAAGCTGGCAAAGACTGGACGAACATCTCCGGAGTTGCCGCGACTGCGGGTCCGGGCTTGATCGGCGGTGTCATTGTTGGCCTCATGACAGCTAAAGCCCTCGCAATGGCCGCCGACAAACCCCTGATCGGGGTCAATCATCTGGAAGGACACGCGCTGACTGCACGCCTGACAGATCAGGTCGCCTTTCCCTATCTCCTGCTGCTCGTTTCCGGCGGACACACGCAGTACCTGCTTGTGAAAGGGCTTGGGGATTATGAAAGGCTGGGAACAACTATTGACGACGCCATTGGTGAAGCTTTTGACAAAACAGCAAAACTTCTCGGCCTAGCCTACCCCGGCGGACCTGCAGTTGAGAAAGCCGCCCAAAAGGGAGACGCTGAGCGGTTCTCCCTCCCCAGACCTCTTTTAAACCGTGAAGGACTGGAAATGTCATTTGCGGGCTTGAAAACGGCTGTGCGAACGGCTGCACTTAAAGAAGAGCCGGTGAGCGAGCAAACCGTCAATGACCTATGTGCCGGCTTCCAAAAAGCTGTCGCGGATGTCATCGAAAACCGCAGTGCACGGGCCTTCCAGCTTTTCAAAGACAGATACCCTGAGGTTGACCCCGTCATGGTTGTCGCTGGCGGTGTTGCAGCAAACGATGCAATTCGCACCCGCCTCGCCAGTGTTGCAAAAAACCATAATGCGACCTTAGTCGCCCCGCCGCATGCTCTTTGCACTGATAATGCGGCCATGATTGCTTGGGCGGGATTGGAGCGGCTTAACCATCTTTCCTCAAAGAACCCGAATATCCTTGAGGGAAATGGAAAAGGAGACGATATGGACATGTCCCCTCGCCCCCGCTGGCCACTGGACCAAATGTCTGAAAGTGTGCTTGGTTTTGGTCGCAAAGGCGCTAAGGTTTGA
- the hemC gene encoding hydroxymethylbilane synthase — protein MQIKPIKIGTRGSALALAQAHETRSRLMKAHNLPEESFEIIVIKTSGDRIQDRPLSEAGGKGLFTKEIEEALLDKSIDLAVHSSKDMPTVLPDGLALTTFLPREDVRDAFLSRKVGTLEELPHGAVVGSSSLRRQAQIKRLRPDLDVVMYRGNLQTRLRKLSEGAVDATFLAYAGIRRLGLEQEVTSLLDTQKFLPAVGQGAICIEARIGDEETAQLLAKIHHGETESRLLLERAFLAEMDGSCRTPIAGLAIVEGDTISFKGEVIKPDGSQTHTIERTGPLADAQAIGREAGIALRQKAGPNFLES, from the coding sequence TTGCAGATAAAACCTATTAAAATTGGAACTCGTGGCAGTGCACTGGCTTTGGCACAGGCCCATGAAACCCGAAGCCGGTTAATGAAAGCACATAACCTGCCAGAGGAATCCTTTGAAATTATCGTCATCAAGACCTCTGGAGATCGCATACAGGATCGCCCTCTTTCAGAAGCTGGTGGCAAGGGGTTGTTTACAAAGGAAATCGAAGAAGCCCTTCTGGACAAGTCAATTGATCTGGCTGTGCACTCTTCCAAGGACATGCCGACAGTTTTGCCTGATGGTCTGGCGCTGACAACGTTTTTGCCGCGTGAAGATGTGCGCGATGCCTTTCTTTCCAGAAAAGTCGGAACTTTGGAAGAATTGCCGCACGGTGCCGTAGTCGGGTCCTCGTCGCTTCGCCGTCAGGCTCAGATCAAACGCCTGAGACCGGATCTGGACGTGGTGATGTATCGGGGCAATCTCCAGACACGGTTGCGGAAACTTTCAGAGGGCGCAGTTGATGCAACTTTCCTCGCCTATGCGGGTATCCGCCGCTTGGGGCTGGAACAGGAAGTTACCTCCCTACTAGATACCCAGAAGTTTTTGCCGGCTGTTGGCCAAGGGGCCATTTGCATTGAAGCGCGAATCGGAGATGAAGAGACGGCGCAGCTCCTTGCAAAAATCCACCACGGCGAGACAGAAAGCAGATTGCTTCTGGAGCGTGCGTTTCTGGCTGAAATGGATGGATCTTGCCGGACACCGATTGCGGGTCTTGCAATTGTTGAGGGAGACACAATTTCTTTTAAAGGGGAAGTGATCAAACCTGATGGCAGCCAAACCCATACGATAGAACGAACTGGACCGCTTGCAGATGCACAAGCTATTGGCCGGGAAGCAGGTATTGCACTTCGGCAAAAAGCAGGGCCGAACTTTTTGGAGAGTTGA
- a CDS encoding uroporphyrinogen-III synthase produces the protein MELLVTRAEPQATQTAQRLQALGHSVTVAPMLECEVLLVPDEPLHHAGAVVFTSSRAVEALTGQPLLDTLIGLPAFTVGDKTAEAAKASGFSDVRSASGTLEELKTTIKQAKLQGELMYLAGQERSGDLLGDLEPFGIKGQILEVYRMRAAASLPDEILLKLRSGVVDGVLLYSLRTAEVFMRCVEHENATESLNSMIAFSLSSKCKSVLGAFHHVMVARTPTESALFDLTLRKSEL, from the coding sequence TTGGAGCTTTTGGTAACAAGGGCTGAACCTCAGGCAACCCAGACAGCCCAACGGCTGCAGGCGCTCGGACATTCCGTCACGGTTGCACCGATGCTGGAGTGTGAAGTCCTTCTTGTTCCAGATGAGCCGCTACACCATGCGGGGGCTGTGGTGTTTACCAGTTCCCGTGCGGTTGAAGCCCTCACGGGGCAACCGCTGCTTGATACCCTTATCGGGCTTCCCGCATTTACAGTGGGAGATAAAACTGCAGAAGCAGCCAAAGCCTCTGGGTTTTCAGATGTTAGAAGTGCCTCCGGCACCCTTGAGGAATTGAAGACCACTATTAAACAGGCAAAGCTGCAAGGGGAGCTGATGTACTTGGCTGGACAGGAGCGCAGCGGCGACCTGCTTGGAGATCTGGAGCCCTTTGGCATCAAAGGGCAAATTCTTGAGGTCTACCGGATGAGGGCGGCGGCGAGCCTTCCAGATGAAATCCTGTTAAAATTACGGAGTGGTGTCGTTGACGGGGTCCTGCTTTACTCTTTACGCACTGCTGAAGTCTTTATGCGCTGCGTTGAACATGAAAATGCCACAGAAAGCCTTAACTCTATGATAGCATTCAGCCTTTCATCAAAATGTAAGTCTGTGCTAGGGGCGTTTCATCATGTGATGGTAGCCAGAACACCAACAGAATCTGCGCTTTTTGATTTAACGTTAAGAAAGAGCGAACTATAA